A window of Methanobacteriaceae archaeon contains these coding sequences:
- a CDS encoding tetratricopeptide repeat protein has product MGVFDSFKKKSMNNKGIKLINHGKFEESLEYFDQSIKIDPKYDKAWYNKGNALSKMQKFEDSLICYDKALELNSDYDLAWMGKGFSLAYLERYEKALECLNKALQLNKENEKIFYGKGYVLVKLGKLNEAENCFDKALELNPDYEDAKQSKKAISKIFKSIPYLK; this is encoded by the coding sequence ATGGGTGTTTTTGATAGTTTTAAAAAGAAATCCATGAATAATAAAGGTATTAAACTTATAAATCATGGGAAATTTGAGGAATCACTAGAATATTTTGATCAATCAATTAAAATAGATCCCAAATATGATAAAGCATGGTACAATAAAGGCAATGCTCTTAGTAAAATGCAAAAATTTGAGGATAGTTTGATTTGTTATGATAAAGCTTTGGAATTGAACTCTGACTATGATTTAGCATGGATGGGTAAAGGTTTTTCTTTAGCCTATTTAGAAAGATATGAAAAAGCACTGGAATGTTTAAATAAGGCATTACAATTAAACAAGGAAAATGAAAAAATTTTTTATGGCAAAGGGTATGTTTTAGTGAAACTTGGAAAACTAAATGAAGCAGAAAATTGTTTTGATAAAGCTTTAGAATTAAACCCTGACTATGAAGATGCTAAACAAAGTAAAAAAGCCATATCAAAAATCTTCAAATCTATCCCATATCTAAAATAA
- a CDS encoding tetratricopeptide repeat protein: MVFGKIQNKLKKRSLMRKGKEFLKQGEYGKALECDNEVLKLYPRDISGMRNKNITLEIMGRYEEASKCYLAVLELEPDSSKDWSFKGDAFNYLHKYENALECYENALNLDPKNFEAWNNKGVVLKKVGKYEEALKCFDQALKYFPKLSGYWTNKGIALIELKEYQKAIESLDKALELNSNDERAWYYKGIVFKTLEKDEEALKCFDKALEIDPDYEDAKNAKKEILSSKS; the protein is encoded by the coding sequence ATGGTTTTTGGCAAAATTCAAAATAAATTGAAAAAAAGATCACTAATGCGAAAAGGCAAAGAATTTTTAAAACAGGGTGAATATGGAAAGGCGTTAGAGTGTGATAATGAAGTTTTAAAGCTTTATCCTAGAGATATTAGTGGAATGAGAAACAAAAATATAACTTTAGAAATTATGGGGAGATATGAAGAAGCATCAAAATGTTACCTTGCAGTACTGGAGTTAGAACCTGATTCTAGTAAAGATTGGAGTTTTAAAGGAGATGCTTTTAATTATCTACATAAATATGAGAATGCTCTTGAGTGTTACGAAAATGCTTTAAATTTAGATCCAAAGAATTTTGAAGCTTGGAACAACAAAGGTGTTGTTCTCAAAAAGGTTGGTAAATATGAAGAAGCTTTAAAATGTTTTGATCAAGCTCTAAAATATTTCCCCAAATTAAGCGGATACTGGACTAACAAAGGCATTGCTTTAATTGAACTTAAAGAATATCAAAAAGCCATAGAATCTCTTGATAAAGCTTTGGAATTAAATTCAAACGATGAAAGAGCATGGTATTATAAAGGCATTGTGTTTAAAACTCTTGAAAAAGATGAAGAAGCTTTAAAATGTTTTGATAAAGCTTTGGAAATTGATCCTGATTATGAAGATGCTAAAAATGCAAAAAAAGAAATTTTATCTTCTAAATCTTAA